Proteins found in one Hevea brasiliensis isolate MT/VB/25A 57/8 chromosome 18, ASM3005281v1, whole genome shotgun sequence genomic segment:
- the LOC110670120 gene encoding pectinesterase: MDKVFLAIFNACFLFYSLGFVHGMHSCSDVPFVQICNDFIGQNLAQTQHQTPFMFRDQSLLVTMNQAIEAHQMISNMDLSSFDNKAKLAWTDCLELYEDTLDHLNRSLSSRNPIDSQTWLSAAIASQQTCKNGFIDFNLAYHLESLPFMVMSNLSKLLTNSLAINKATVSSSYNTNKVGGRRLLADGFPRWVSAGDRRLLQSSRGATAADIVVAQDGSGNYKTISEAVAASVNRRSGTKRFVIYVKKGVYKENVEIKKSMKNLMFIGDGIDSTVVTGNKNAQDGSTTFRSATFGVSGEGFIAKDMTFENTAGPQKHQAVALRSGSDFSVFYSCSVKGYQDTLYVYSQRQFYRNCDIYGTIDFIFGDAVVVLQNCNIYVRKPMSNQKNTVTAQARTDPNENTGIVIHNSRVTAASDLGPLRGSFKTYLGRPWQKYSRTLFMKSNLDGLIDPAGWLPWSGNFALSTLFYGEYMNTGSGANTGGRVKWPGYHVITKASDAAKFTVGNFLAGDSWIPATGVPFDSGL; encoded by the exons ATGGATAAGGTTTTTCTAGCCATTTTTAATGCTTGTTTTCTATTTTATTCACTAGGGTTTGTTCATGGCATGCATTCATGTAGCGATGTTCCTTTTGTTCAAATATGCAATGATTTTATTGGCCAGAATCTTGCACAAACCCAGCATCAAACACCCTTCATGTTTCGTGATCAATCCCTTCTAGTGACCATGAACCAAGCCATTGAAGCTCACCAAATGATCTCTAATATGGACTTGAGTTCATTTGATAACAAAGCCAAGTTGGCTTGGACTGATTGTTTGGAGCTATATGAAGATACACTAGACCATCTTAACCGTTCATTGAGCTCTAGAAATCCAATAGATTCTCAAACCTGGCTAAGTGCAGCAATTGCCAGTCAACAAACTTGCAAAAATGGGTTTATTGATTTTAACTTAGCCTATCATTTAGAGTCTTTGCCATTTATGGTGATGAGTAACTTGTCAAAGTTGCTTACCAATTCACTTGCCATAAATAAGGCTACTGTTTCCTCTTCATATAATACCAACAAAGTTGGTGGCAGGCGGTTGCTTGCCGATGGATTCCCTCGGTGGGTTTCGGCTGGCGACCGAAGACTTCTGCAGTCGTCTAGAGGTGCAACGGCAGCTGATATTGTGGTAGCTCAAGATGGGTCTGGTAATTACAAGACCATATCTGAGGCTGTGGCAGCATCGGTTAATCGAAGAAGCGGGACAAAGAGATTTGTGATATACGTGAAAAAGGGTGTTTATAAAGAGAATGTGGAGATTAAGAAATCAATGAAGAATTTAATGTTTATTGGAGATGGGATTGATTCTACCGTTGTTACTGGTAACAAAAATGCTCAAGATGGTTCCACAACTTTTCGTTCTGCTACTTTTG GTGTCTCCGGCGAAGGCTTTATTGCCAAGGACATGACATTCGAGAATACAGCCGGACCGCAGAAACACCAAGCGGTGGCCCTCCGGTCGGGCTCCGATTTCTCTGTCTTCTACAGTTGCAGCGTCAAGGGCTACCAAGACACCCTATACGTATACTCTCAGCGACAATTCTACCGCAACTGTGACATATATGGAACCATAGACTTCATTTTTGGTGATGCGGTTGTGGTTTTACAGAACTGTAACATATACGTTAGAAAACCAATGAGCAACCAAAAGAACACTGTCACAGCCCAAGCAAGAACAGACCCAAATGAGAACACAGGAATTGTCATCCATAACTCTCGGGTGACGGCAGCTTCTGATCTGGGACCATTGCGGGGTTCGTTCAAGACTTATCTAGGAAGGCCATGGCAAAAATATTCACGAACTTTGTTCATGAAGAGTAATTTAGACGGGCTTATTGACCCAGCAGGTTGGTTACCATGGAGTGGGAATTTTGCTTTGAGTACTCTTTTTTACGGTGAGTATATGAATACTGGGAGTGGGGCAAATACTGGAGGGAGAGTTAAGTGGCCAGGATATCATGTCATAACAAAGGCATCCGATGCCGCAAAGTTCACCGTCGGGAACTTTTTGGCAGGAGATTCTTGGATTCCGGCCACCGGAGTGCCATTTGATTCTGGTTTATAA
- the LOC110670121 gene encoding 21 kDa protein yields the protein MDQLNMHQPRTPIPKKPLAQLILKKHTTPPKMETQTQRPLFLSLLFAALLLHLQPIATVASSDPDSQSNSTDYIRTSCSATLYPEICFTSLSRYASAVQQNPARLARVAIGLSLSRARHMASYVSNLSREADYGSDHRAAAALHDCHSNFGDAVDEIHGSLKQMQQLGAAGSSAEAFRFRMSNVQTWMSAALTDEETCTDGFDDVPEGPVKSDVCERAADVKKFTSNALALVNSYAAKEMP from the coding sequence ATGGATCAGTTAAATATGCATCAACCTCGCACGCCAATCCCAAAGAAGCCACTCGCTCAGCTCATTCTCAAAAAACACACGACACCACCGAAAATGGAAACACAAACACAACGGCCTCTCTTCCTCTCCCTCCTCTTCGCCGCCTTACTCCTCCACCTCCAACCAATCGCCACCGTCGCTTCCTCCGACCCCGACTCCCAATCTAACAGCACCGATTACATCCGCACAAGCTGCAGTGCAACATTGTATCCTGAAATCTGCTTCACTTCCCTTTCCCGCTACGCCAGTGCCGTTCAGCAAAACCCTGCTCGCCTTGCCCGAGTCGCCATAGGCTTAAGCCTTTCGCGAGCCAGACACATGGCCTCCTACGTCTCTAACCTCTCACGCGAAGCCGACTACGGCTCCGACCATCGAGCAGCCGCCGCCCTACACGACTGCCACTCTAACTTCGGCGACGCTGTAGACGAGATCCACGGCTCGCTTAAGCAGATGCAACAGCTCGGAGCAGCAGGCTCGTCGGCGGAGGCATTCCGGTTCCGAATGAGCAACGTGCAGACGTGGATGAGCGCCGCATTGACGGACGAAGAAACGTGTACGGACGGTTTTGATGATGTTCCGGAAGGACCGGTGAAATCGGACGTGTGTGAACGTGCGGCGGATGTGAAAAAATTTACTAGTAATGCTCTTGCTCTAGTTAATAGTTATGCTGCGAAAGAAATGCCTTGA
- the LOC110670125 gene encoding HMG-Y-related protein B, translating into MATTEDSTNPQLPPVPALQELPQAQQQLQQTHSSILPQYPEMIMAAIEALDDKNGSNKSAISKQIESTYPDLPAAHTTLLSHHLNKMKQSGQLLMVKNNYMKPDPNAPPKRGRGRPPKPKAPVPPGTVIGPPRPRGRPPKPRDPFAPVASPKKKTTSGSGRPRGRPPKKSNTEAAPTSAPAAQAKGVKRGRGRPPKVKPAVAPVAG; encoded by the exons ATGGCTACCACTGAAGATTCCACTAACCCGCAACTCCCTCCAGTTCCAGCTCTTCAAGAACTACCACAAGCTCAACAGCAACTGCAGCAGACACACTCCTCCATTCTTCCTCAGTACCCTGAG ATGATTATGGCGGCGATCGAGGCTTTGGACGACAAGAACGGCTCTAACAAGTCAGCGATCTCGAAACAAATCGAGTCTACTTACCCTGATCTACCGGCGGCCCACACTACGCTGCTCTCGCATCACCTCAACAAGATGAAGCAAAGTGGTCAGCTCCTCATGGTCAAGAACAACTACATGAAACCGGACCCCAACGCGCCACCGAAGAGAGGCCGCGGCCGGCCGCCCAAGCCAAAAGCACCAGTTCCACCTGGAACCGTGATCGGACCCCCCAGGCCACGTGGTCGTCCACCCAAGCCAAGAGATCCATTTGCCCCCGTAGCTTCACCCAAGAAGAAGACTACAAGTGGGAGCGGAAGGCCCCGCGGACGTCCACCTAAGAAGTCTAACACGGAAGCTGCGCCTACTTCAGCTCCGGCAGCTCAGGCGAAGGGCgtgaagagagggagaggcagaCCGCCCAAGGTGAAGCCGGCTGTGGCCCCAGTCGCCGGTTAA
- the LOC110670127 gene encoding phosphoglucomutase, cytoplasmic: MRKGTGEMVLFKVSRVETTPFDGQKPGTSGLRKKVKVFIQPNYLQNFVQSTFNALTAEKVRGATLVVSGDGRYYSKPAIQIIIKMAAANGVRRVWVGQNGLLSTPAVSAVIRERVGIDGSKATGAFILTASHNPGGPHEDFGIKYNMENGGPAPEGITDKIYENTKSIKEYLIADLPDVDISAIGVTNFGGPEGQFDVEVFDSASNFVKLMKSIFDFESIRKLLSCPKFTFCYDALHGVAGAYAKRIFVEELGAQESSLLNCVPKEDFGGGHPDPNLTYAKELVARMGLSKSSSQVEPPEFGAAADGDADRNMILGKRFFVTPSDSVAIIAANAVEAIPYFSAGLKGVARSMPTSAALDVVAKHLNLKFFEVPTGWKFFGNLMDAGLCSICGEESFGTGSDHIREKDGIWAVLAWLSILADKNKENLNGGKLVTVEDIVRNHWATYGRHYYTRYDYENVDASAAKELMAHLVKLQPSLGEVNEIVKGIRTDVSKVVHADEFEYKDPVDGSISRHQGIRYLFEDGSRLVFRLSGTGSEGATIRLYIEQYEKDSSKTGRDSQEGLAPLVEVALKLSKMQEFTGRSAPTVIT; the protein is encoded by the exons ATGCGTAAAG GGACTGGAGAAATGGTGTTGTTCAAGGTTTCTCGAGTGGAGACTACGCCCTTCGATGGCCAGAAGCCGGGAACTTCAGGCCTTCGCAAGAag GTGAAAGTTTTCATTCAGCCCAATTACTTGCAAAATTTTGTTCAATCAACATTCAATGCCCTGACTGCAGAAAAAGTTAGAG GTGCTACACTTGTTGTTTCTGGTGATGGCCGCTATTACTCAAAGCCCGCTATTCAG ATTATTATTAAGATGGCAGCTGCAAATGGGGTAAGGCGTGTTTGGGTTGGTCAGAATGGATTACTTTCAACTCCTGCTGTATCAGCTGTAATCCGTGAAAGAGTTGGAATTGAT GGGTCAAAAGCAACGGGAGCATTTATATTGACGGCTAGTCATAATCCAGGTGGTCCACACGAG GATTTTGGTATCAAATATAACATGGAAAATGGTGGACCCGCTCCTGAGGGGATCACAGATAAGATCTATGAGAACACAAAATCAATAAAAGAGTACCTAATAGCTGATCTTCCTGAT GTGGATATTTCAGCAATTGGTGTAACTAATTTTGGTGGGCCTGAGGGACAATTTGATGTTGAGGTCTTTGATTCAGCAAGCAATtttgtgaaattgatgaa ATCCATCTTTGATTTTGAGTCTATAAGGAAGCTTCTTTCATGTCCAAAATTCACTTTCTG TTATGATGCATTGCATGGAGTTGCTGGGGCTTATGCAAAACGTATTTTTGTGGAGGAGCTCGGTGCACAAGAGAGCTCATTGTTGAACTGTGTACCCAAG GAGGACTTTGGAGGAGGTCATCCAGATCCCAATCTCACTTACGCAAAAGAGTTGGTTGCTCGCATGGGATTGAGTAAATCAAGCTCTCAAGTTGAACCACCAGAATTTGGTGCTGCTGCTGATGGTGATGCAGATCGTAACATGATCCTTGGTAAAAG gTTTTTTGTTACTCCATCGGATTCTGTTGCAATCATTGCTGCCAATGCAGTTGAAGCCATACCTTATTTCTCTGCTGGTCTAAAGGGGGTTGCCAG GAGTATGCCGACATCAGCTGCCCTTGATGTTGTGGCCAAACATctgaatttgaaattttttgag GTCCCCACTGGCTGGAAGTTTTTTGGCAATCTGATGGATGCAGGATTGTGTTCAATTTGCGGGGAAGAAAGTTTCGGAACTG GCTCAGACCATATACGTGAGAAAGATGGCATTTGGGCTGTTCTGGCTTGGCTATCTATACTGGCGGACAAAAATAAGGAAAATCTTAATGGAGGAAAGCTTGTGACTGTTGAAGATATAGTTCGCAATCATTGGGCTACCTATGGCCGCCACTATTATACTCGATATGACTATGAG AATGTTGATGCAAGTGCAGCAAAGGAACTAATGGCACACTTGGTTAAGCTGCAGCCTTCCCTTGGTGAAGTTAACGA GATTGTGAAGGGGATAAGAACAGATGTGTCAAAAGTGGTCCATGCTGATGAATTTGAATACAAAGACCCTGTTGATGGTTCGATCTCAAGGCACCAGGGTATTCGATATTTGTTTGAGGATGGCTCTCGACTG GTTTTCCGCCTCTCAGGAACGGGCTCAGAAGGTGCAACCATCCGTCTCTATATTGAACAATATGAGAAGGATTCATCAAAAACAGGAAGAGATTCTCAAGAAGGACTCGCTCCTCTT GTGGAGGTTGCTCTCAAACTTTCTAAGATGCAAGAATTCACAGGCCGATCTGCCCCAACTGTTATTACATAG
- the LOC110670114 gene encoding uncharacterized protein LOC110670114, which translates to MKSSRSNPPNSHQTIILKSAICSRLLLIGLILLWRTVLHPYDTSSPLNPNCLSSNSITHHHNHNQNSLLPQLGSTIEDSIVWDSVYFVRIAECGYEYEQSYAFLPLLPICIFVLSHTVFAPLVPFIGLRAVLALAGYAVNNVAFVFAAIYLYRLSAIILNDHEAALRASLLFCFNPASIFYSSIYSDSLYSLFSLGGLYHLMSGSDNIAVLWFALSGCARSNGVLNAGYFCFQTMHQVYHDLFLKKDARLAVKAFIIGALRCICTFLPFIAFQAYGYYNICHGHAPEEMRPWCKSKIPLLYNYIQSHYWKVGFLRYFQLKQLPNFLLASPILSLAICCILHYVRSQPEIFFSLGFRAPNGQKRSIDSFSSLDTVPGPNIATSKETFSTKMQEYDNLRQRRQMIERDDYLVLPEEHDLFQKPECFHAFVIPCILHLGFMAATAFLVMHVQVATRFLSASPPLYWFASHIMSHGTNKRWGYMLWAYSTAYIFLGSMLFSNFYPFT; encoded by the exons ATGAAATCATCACGAAGTAATCCACCCAACAGCCACCAAACCATAATCCTCAAATCTGCAATCTGCTCTAGACTCCTACTTATAGGGCTTATCCTCCTCTGGCGCACTGTTCTTCATCCCTATGACACTTCCTCTCCCCTGAACCCTAATTGCCTCTCTTCAAACTCCATCACCCATCATCATAATCATAACCAAAACAGTCTATTGCCACAGCTTGGCTCTACAATTGAGGACAGTATTGTATGGGATAGTGTCTACTTTGTTCGAATTGCTGAATGTGGGTATGAGTATGAGCAGTCTTACGCCTTCTTGCCTCTGCTTCCCATTTGTATTTTTGTTTTGTCTCATACAG TGTTCGCACCATTAGTTCCTTTTATTGGACTCAGGGCTGTCCTGGCATTGGCCGGATATGCGGTTAATAATGTTGCATTTGTGTTTGCAGCAATTTATCTTTATAG GCTTTCAGCTATTATCTTGAACGATCATGAAGCAGCACTACGGGCTTCACTTTTGTTTTGCTTCAATCCAGCTTCCATATTTTATTCTTCAAT ATATTCAGATAGTTTATATTCTTTATTCTCACTTGGAGGGTTGTATCACTTAATGTCTGGTTCAGATAATATTGCTGTTCTGTGGTTTGCTCTCTCTGGTTGTGCAAGGTCTAATGGAGTGCTTAATGCTGGCTATTTCTGTTTTCAGACAATGCATCAAGTTTATCATGATTTGTTCTTAAAAAAAGATGCTCGT TTGGCAGTAAAGGCTTTTATCATTGGAGCATTACGTTGTATATGCACTTTTCTTCCCTTTATTGCTTTTCAAGCATATGGCTACTACAATATTTGTCATGGACATGCCCCAGAGGAAATGAGGCCTTGGTGCAAATCCAAAATACCTTTGCTGTACAATTACATTCAGAGTCATTATTG GAAAGTGGGTTTCTTGAGATATTTTCAGTTGAAGCAGTTGCCAAACTTTCTGCTTGCATCCCCTATACTGTCTTTGGCGATTTGCTGCATTCTCCACTATGTAAGGTCACAACCAGAGATTTTTTTCTCATTGGGTTTTCGAGCTCCTAATGGCCAAAAGAGGTCTATAGATTCATTTTCTTCTCTAGATACAGTTCCAGGACCAAACATTGCCACCTCAAAGGAGACATTCTCTACTAAAATGCAAG AATATGATAATCTCAGGCAAAGGAGACAGATGATTGAAAGGGATGATTATCTTGTTCTTCCCGAAGAACATGATTTATTCCAGAAACCAGAATGCTTTCATGCCTTTGTCATTCCATGCATTTTGCACTTGGGTTTCATGGCAGCCACAGCATTTCTCGTCATGCATGTGCAG GTTGCTACACGTTTCTTGTCTGCTAGTCCTCCCCTCTATTGGTTTGCATCCCATATTATGTCTCATGGTACGAATAAGAGATGGGGATACATGTTATGGGCATATTCTACAGCTTACATCTTTCTCGGCAGTATGCTGTTTTCGAACTTCTATCCTTTCACTTGA